AGATATCTGACTAATATTAATTCTACAAAAGGATATAAAAAATACGCTGCCAGAAATGATAGCATAAATGCTATAAAACTAATACTGAGCTTTATCAAGCCCCGATACATTCCTAGCATCGATGATGTAGTGATAATTGTTAGAACTATTATATCAAATATACTAAGATTCATGTTTTTATTACATATTGATCAGTAATGACATAATCTAGCTTATGATCAAATGTTTCATAAGGCACATATTCCATCAACCATTGATGAAAACATATTCCAACTGTGATTACAGCATTAGATGCTTTAATTCTACTTAAGTAACGATCATAATATCCTTGCCCAAACCCTAAACGATATCCACTAATGCTAAGCGCAAGACTAGGGATAATAATAATATCTGGAAATACTTCAAAGGTTGCTGTTGGTTGATATAAATTAGGTATTAAACTTTGAGAAACTGGATCACCCAGATGATATTTGGCAAATATCATCTGTTGAGTTTCTAATATTTTAGGCAGCCCCATATAACCATTAGCAATAATAGCAATCCTTAATAAGTCTGGTTCTCCTTTAAGTGGCCAGTATAG
The genomic region above belongs to Candidatus Trichorickettsia mobilis and contains:
- a CDS encoding 5-formyltetrahydrofolate cyclo-ligase produces the protein MYTFDTSKVGKKISDEHSQRILIRESIRISKFDVANFEVSQVYTQLVSKNNSKLHKQLIREQIIRERKTFDEYQYQQANNKIYKNTLAVISNRCPKFFDDTKASEFNRHYIGLYWPLKGEPDLLRIAIIANGYMGLPKILETQQMIFAKYHLGDPVSQSLIPNLYQPTATFEVFPDIIIIPSLALSISGYRLGFGQGYYDRYLSRIKASNAVITVGICFHQWLMEYVPYETFDHKLDYVITDQYVIKT